The Emys orbicularis isolate rEmyOrb1 chromosome 9, rEmyOrb1.hap1, whole genome shotgun sequence genomic sequence GGTGACAGCTGTCAGATGAGAGGCACAGGTGGAGATGGCTTTGCGCCTGCTCTTGGCGGAGCAGATCCTCAGGATAGAGAAGAGGATGTACAGATAAGAGATTATGACAATCAGGAGGGTGGACATGGCAATAACCCCAGAGAACGCTACAAGCAAAATCTCACTGATGTGGTTATCAGAGCAGGCGAGCTTCAGCAATGGGTTAGTGTCACAAAAGTAATGATTGATGACGTTGGGTCCGCAGAATGACCACCTCAGCAAGCCACATGTGTGGCTCAGTGAGTTCATGAGCCCCCCTACATATGAGCTGGCCACTAGATGAATACAGACTCTCTTAGACATAACAGCGGTGTACAGCAGAGGGTTACAGATGGCTACATAGCGGTCATACGCCATCACGGTCAGCAGGAACCATTCTGTGGTCACAAACACAACAAAAGAGAAGTGTTGAGCAATACAGGCAGAGTAAGAAATGCTTTTATTCCCCACTAAGAAATTCACCAGCATCCTTGGAGCGAAGACTGAGGAGTAGCAGAGGTCAACAACGGACAGATTactgaggaagaagtacatgggggtgtggagtcgGGGATCAACCCTGATCAACACAATCATCCCAAGATTCCCCACCAGCGTAAGAACATAGGTCACCTGGAACGCTGCGAAGAGGGGTATCTGCAACTCCTGACGATCCGTCAGCCCCAGGAGGATGAACTGGGTCACCATGCTGTGATTGCCCTCAGCCATTTATACAGGGGTGCATGAAACTATACCTGCCGGGATAACAAGAgtgagcagcatggaagaaggaaaTTTCATGGCATGAATTAAATCTGAATGACACCACCGGGCTTGAATGTGGGTAGTGAATATCTTACAGGAAACCAGCCGCCATGATGTCTGGGAAGAGCTGGGATGGACCTTTAAATTTACACTCCCTTTTTAACAAGGCTGTCTAGGAGATTTAGACATCCAAGTCTCCATAAAATTGACTGGAATTAGGTATCCAGTTCCCCATAGGGCGTTTCTGGATTCATGTACAAATTTTCTCCAATGAAATATACCTGGCATGGGTTTGAGTTTGAGCTAGGTACTTTATATTGTCTGCTCACTGAGGGTAAGTTAGAAAGCACTCATACTTTAAATCCTtccagattagggtgaccagacagtaaatgtgaaaaatcgggatgggggtgggaggtaattggagcctatataagaaaaaagacccagaaatcgggactgtccctataaaatcgggacatctggtcaccctattccagaTAATCCTTTTAGATGACTACAATGTCTGTTATGTCCCAGTCATTTGGTTACTGCTGCTTCATAACACATCCCCTGGCAGTGTTGCTAATCCCAAGCATTTGAAAACCATTATCAGGCTTCCAAAAATCATGCAATTGGCTTAAAATCttgagatcttttaaaaataatacacaaagggtttagagagggggcagggaagtgtAATTCTGTTTTGTGCAAGATTTTTATATTTCAGAAGTTGGTTTAGGAACAAACCCACAGTTTTTGAAAAGTCTCTGGAAAAGGGAATGGATCCCTGGAGTCATGGACACTGACAATTTTGGATgttcccagcccccagggcaatCTGCATGTGTATCCGCTCCAAGGCCATGGACTCTGGAAGCTCTGAGGTTGCTAGCAGGCCACTGGGCAGGTTGCAAAGGAGCTGGGCAGGTGAACTAGCAGAAACCAGGCAGGATTCTGATGTAGGCAGAGTTTCCTCAATTCCGTGGTGCTGCAGTGAAATTGGCCCTTCTTGACGAAATGTTCCAGTTTCACTCAGTCAGCAAATTGCAATGGAACAATGTTTCTGGGCCCTGGAGAgagtcacgttttcaagcttttcttagcaaccctgagggctagaaacatacttaaaaaaaaatctgagattctTAACTGATTACATGActgaaggagctgaggctttaagagaaGCACCAAATACCGTGAGAACTGGTAAGTGTGCCTTCAATCTATGCTATCCTTGCTCTAGGAGATTTCTGGCCACTTgtctccagtcccagtttcttatGCCTACTAGTGGTACACACTGCCAGGTCCTTCATCTCTCTAGGTCATTCGCCGTGACACAGGAATATGATACAGGCGGGAAATGGTGAAGGAATAACATTGGCACAGAAGCAACAATGGAAGGCTGTGTGCAAGGctctgaaggagggagggaggatgcttGGAAGAGGGAGCATAGGGGGATTACATGAAGCCACAGGTGAGAGAATGAGATAAAAGGAGAAAATGCTGTATCAGAGAGGAGTGTGAGgagagtggagagagaaagaaggaagaaagaaggctGAAGAGACATGAAGGCAAAACGATGTCACACCTCAAAAGTGAGGCTTTCTCCATTTGTTTCCTTCTTCTGGCTCCCCCGTCCCCATTGAATCGAACACAAACAGCTTGTTTTCAATCCAAGCCCCTTCACAGTCTATCAACACCATGAGGCTCATCTGCTATTGCAATGTCATCTACCGCCTCTGCcctcccactgcttcccattggttacagttttcaaacaaacacgACCATGACTGGGGCTGTCGTAGTGCAAATAATTACTGTTATTTCCCCCTTATGGTTAGAGATCGGCCACACCAGAACCCACTGGATCCAAGtgtccatcctcccccacccccactcatccACATACACAACACTGGATAATGGTCAGACTGGCAGTAGGGGCACTAGATTGAGATAGtcctttaattcctggctctgcttcacactccctctcttactatgttttccCAGAGAACCTAGTACAGTGGGGCATTGACCTCTAATTGATAACACGACaacaataaatacaaattttatAACCCTGATTTATCTCTATAATTGGCTGAAAAGCCCAGAATCTGAAAATCCTCAAAGGTTGAAGAAGTCGGATCTGAATCTGATTCCAGATCTGAAGTGTGTAACTCAGATTCATCTCTATGTATAATCCTGGATTCTTACCTAATATCCATCTGGACCTTTCAGCGTCTTCCATGAACCATGTCCATTGCCACTGTAATTTACCCCGAGACAGAAAAATGAACAAACGAACAATGTCTGTCTCCAGTTGCAATGTTGACTGCGCTAACATCACATTTCCAAGTAAATGGAGAAAATGGAAAGTTATGTCCAGGAATCAGAACTGAAGGAAAATAGCTATCCCACCTCCACTGAAGGAAAGAAGTATTGTATCATAGCTACCGGTGGAAGAGAGTGTTCAATCACTCTTTATCCCTAAGGGATCATGTTAGGGCACCAAAAACCTTATATATTCATTTCTGTGGCATTTAAGGATCAAGTCTCTGAAGTCACACCTCCAATTATAGTCTCAAGCCAGGCACAGAGGGGCTCATTACAATGCCCTCCTTGGTGCCCTAACATGCTAAGTAGATTTGTTTATTTGCCTTTGCTCAGTTTTACGGAAAGCTCTCGCTGTTTTGCTAAGTCACAGGAAGAAGTCTCAAGAGCAGTGTAACTGGAAATGAATGGCTCAGCCTTTCTTTCCGTAGGGAGCACTCAGTGAATTCAGCGTCAAAGTTAggcttaaaagaaatccagatgtgttAAACTATGGAAAAAGCACAGTTACAGCGAACAAACAACTTTAACTTTGTTCATGTAGATGCCAAGCAATCACCCTACCCTTACAATTAGTGCCTAATAGTGCCTTACAATTTACTGCCCCTGATTgggtaaaactgatttttcatacagtttatggccagaagaggtcaatgtgatcatctaatctgacctcctgcataacaaaacCTTGCCCAATAATTTACGTATCGAgcctataattattattttttctagcTCTCACACATCTTTTAGCTAGATATCCAGTTGGAATGACTTCAATCTAccatcagcaggagtgttgtaagcaagacaagagaagcaattcttccactctacacagctctgaTAAGGTCTCAACTGCAGTATCGTGTCCAGtgctgggcgccacatttcaggaaacatggggacaaattggagagagtcctgagaagagcaacaaaaatgattaaaggtctagaaaacatgacttatgagggaagattgaaagaattaggtttgtttagtctggaaaagagaagactgagaggggacataacagttttcaaatacctaacaggttgttacaaggaggagggagaagaattattctccttaacctctgatgataggacaagaagcaatgggcttaaattgcagcaagggaggtttaggttggacattaggaaaaaattcctaatcaTCAGGgaggttaggcactggaataaattgcctagggaggttgtggaatctccataattggagatttttcagagcaggttagaTGTTCTTGATggtgcttggtcctgccatgagcgcaGGGGCCTGCCcttgatgacatcttgaggttcccttccagtcctatgattctatcatgGATCGAGTGATGCTTTTTGTAAGATGGCTGGTGCTGGTAGCTGGGtatggctctgttttttgcccccttcctctgcctgccCAGTTCTCAGCTCGAGGATACCGCTGCTTCTGTAGGCCACGCAGCAGGCTCCCCAGCCTTTAGAATtgcttttccccctgccctgtgtctgagctgtgttgggagcagggGAGTGAGATGAAAACTCCACGGTGTTTGGGTGAGGGCAGAAAGGGGGTGGCAGCAGTAGGAGGCAGAAGGGATCAAATTGCAtgaaaaagagggaaaatgttTGACTGGGCGTCGTGGGTCTGAAAGGCAATGGGCTAGGGGTTAGGCAGTGATTCCTCAGACCTTTTCAATCTCTCCATTCCTGAGGCAGGTGCCCTGTTGGGTCATACATATAAAATCAAAAGATCCTAGAAGGAGCCTGGCATGTGGTTGAAACTTGCCCGTAGttcaatgttgtttgttttacagtagtGACTGGAGGTGCAAACAGAGACCAGAACcccagggtccttgatttcagtggggcttctTACCGTCTAAAgcatgttaagcatgtgcttatgtttcCTTGGATTGGGGCTAGTGTGCTCAGTACCTTGCTGGTCTGAGCTTTATTCTGGGTGAGCTGAGAAGTTGGGAAATGTCTGTAGATCCTAGGAGAGCTGTTAAAGCAGCACTGCAAAGAAACTGGAGGGATTTGACAGCTTTATATGGCATAGTGTATGGATGAGGATGCTTAAAGGATACTAAACATCATGCTTCAGGACTTAACCAAATCTCTAATTATTAGAGATCATGGCAGGATGTGGGGAAGGGctgattattccacatctgcctattgaaagttattaaaccttcttttgaaaCCTCTGGTACTAGCCACTAGCAGAGACAAGACACTAGATGGAGCTCAGGTCTGATCGAATCTGgcaatttctgtgtgtttattcagtgtttcataaaaagaccggtgaatccaaatgcttctgcagaccaaattccTTCCAAAAAGAGAATCTGCACCAGTGGGTGCTGTCCTATTCCAAACTGAGTGACTGTCcgggtctgtcacatcttacacTGGGATCACGTTCCGCAGTTAGAGCGTAAAGCGGAAattgcgtatagtcaaaattacgttgagtgtaatggcgggcggaatcgcccgcactagaGGTAccgtattaaaattgttatttttctctctcttttttttttgccgactgcgtaaagctgaaatcgcgcatgttaaatgcgcataagatgcgacagacctgtaggcACTTATCGGCCTGAGAGGGGGTGCTTGTGACAGGCGGGTTTCGAGGCCATTAAACTGAAAATTGAAATCTGAAGTCAGATTTGATTCAGGTCTCTTTTAAACAGCTATAAACAGATGCAAATCAAGAGGAACGGCACTGAAATCCCCTGGAGTTCCAGCTGTGTAAAACCTGTGTAAACCAgatcagaataataataataaaaatctctaCCCCAGCCATATACTCCACTGTACAGAGCTTTCTCCATgaggtactcctgggggaattctgcaccaaaacaatattttaaaattctgcatatttaatttgtcaaataacactatataatcacaccggtttcaattattttggtaatttttcaaaatacctgccagccacagggcccccctggcccagacacctgcaccccctacagtcccccagagcccagctgcagccttCCCAGCTCAGACACTCGCACCCCTCCGTTTCcaaagcccagggatccagagagagaaacaacctgatgctgggccctgtgcttgtatggagtttcctgcatgtcACCTCCTCCTTTCAAGGTGTGCCAGGAACCCTTCATCTCCATCGCTCTACCCTGGCAGCATCTTCTATGggcaagctgggagctgggctctgctgggtccagcggcctctagtggcagccagcagctctgcaataCCAAATCTGGGGGAGgtgaaggaaattctgcacagaatatTAATGCGATGTGAATTGTGCATTGtgcaatggtgcagaattcccccaggaataatggGGAGAAGAAGTGAGAACAAATAATCatgtcagggtctccactgaattgcacagcatttatccaaTTATGGCAATAATGTGAACAAGGACGTGTGTATTACTAATTGTGGTTTTTTGCtataaaagctgttgaaaaatctgTATTCGGGGGGACTGCCAGTTCGCTGGTACCCCCCTTGCATGCTGGTAATAAAGGGGCCTCGggcgattctgatccaaacacaacgcgtggtcgTTTTTCCACGACACAgtgttatattgaccgtctagtctgcacaaaaagttacagaaccctgcttaagaaaaagactatttgtaagtgaattaagcagtcatggggtaagagggaaggttttgtcatggatcagtaactatttaaaagacaggaaacaaagggtaggaataaatggtcagctttcacaATGGTGAGAGGTAAACAACAGGGTTCCATAAAGAACTGtattaaacatattcataaattatctgggaaaaggggtaaacagtgaggtttcaaagcttgcagatgatacaaaactactcaagatagttaagtccaaacccgactgcaaagacttacagagggatctcacgaAACTGGGCGATCAGCCAaggaaatgacagatgaaattcagtgttgataatgcaaagtaatgcacattagaaaacataatcctaactagacatacaaaatgatgggtctaaattagctgttaccagtcaagaaagagatcttaggagtcattgtggacagttctctgaaaactatgTGAAGTGGTGGTTCAAAAAGCTAActtaatgtt encodes the following:
- the LOC135883837 gene encoding olfactory receptor 5J3-like, with protein sequence MAEGNHSMVTQFILLGLTDRQELQIPLFAAFQVTYVLTLVGNLGMIVLIRVDPRLHTPMYFFLSNLSVVDLCYSSVFAPRMLVNFLVGNKSISYSACIAQHFSFVVFVTTEWFLLTVMAYDRYVAICNPLLYTAVMSKRVCIHLVASSYVGGLMNSLSHTCGLLRWSFCGPNVINHYFCDTNPLLKLACSDNHISEILLVAFSGVIAMSTLLIVIISYLYILFSILRICSAKSRRKAISTCASHLTAVTMFYGPVSLSHIQSSSSYSLEQEKISAVFYTLVVPMLNPLIHSLRNKEVKDALKRVIDWKNILS